In Collimonas arenae, a single genomic region encodes these proteins:
- a CDS encoding xanthine dehydrogenase family protein molybdopterin-binding subunit produces MSAAFDFDKDSANTEASPTVASVSRRTWLKGVGAFTGLALTVGVNGLVRAADAAAPAKKYGGAGMPGGTVNDPLVFVTIGADGIVTIIAHRSEMGQGIRTSLPLVVADELDADWGRVRVVQANADESRYGNQNTDGSRSMRHFFTPMRQVGATARLMLVSAAAARWSVPAAEITTKNHEVWHAKSGRKLGYGELAVDASKLQVPVQAPLKDPAQFRYIGKDAFNSVDFRDIVTGNTHYGIDTRLDGMLYAVVARPPVYGGKVTSFDAAEALKIPGVVRVIELKGSPPPAKFNPLGGVAVIARNTWAAIKGREALKITWDNGPHAGYDSTAFKTTLQEAARKPAKVVRNNGDTMAALAQAGKKIEAEYYIPHLAHATMEPPAATARTANGKCEVWACVQDPQATRDTVAGKLGWKTDDVKINVTLLGGGFGRKSKPDFAAEAALLSQAMDGVPVKVTWTREDDLRHDYFHTVSLEHLESTLDAKGKPVAWLHRSAAPTIASTFVAGAKGEQPGELGMGAINIPFMIPNIRIEAPEVEAHTRIGWFRSVYNIPHAFAVQSFVAELAAEAKRDHREFLLELIGPARQINPQDMSDTTNYGESPVLYPLDTGRMRQVLELATKEAGWGRKLPKGHGLGLAVAYSFMSYVAAVIEVVVGADGEISIPRVDMAIDCGPQITPDRIRSQVEGACIMGLSLAMTGEITFKNGSAEQGNFHEYEVLRAFSAPRDLRVHMVPHKYDMPLGGVGEPGTPPIAPALCNAIFAATGKRIRNLPIRDQLKKS; encoded by the coding sequence ATGAGCGCCGCTTTTGATTTCGATAAAGATAGCGCTAACACTGAAGCCTCGCCAACAGTGGCTTCTGTGAGTCGCCGTACCTGGCTCAAGGGCGTCGGGGCATTCACCGGCCTGGCACTGACAGTCGGCGTGAATGGCCTGGTGCGCGCCGCAGACGCAGCCGCTCCCGCGAAAAAATACGGCGGCGCCGGTATGCCCGGCGGCACCGTCAACGATCCGCTGGTTTTCGTCACCATAGGCGCCGACGGCATCGTCACCATCATCGCCCACCGCTCAGAAATGGGCCAGGGTATCCGCACCAGTCTGCCGCTAGTCGTCGCGGACGAGCTCGACGCCGATTGGGGCCGCGTGCGCGTAGTGCAAGCCAATGCCGATGAAAGCCGCTACGGCAACCAGAATACCGACGGCTCGCGCAGCATGCGCCACTTCTTCACGCCGATGCGTCAGGTTGGCGCAACTGCGCGCCTGATGCTTGTGTCGGCGGCGGCGGCGCGCTGGTCCGTGCCGGCCGCTGAAATCACGACAAAAAACCATGAGGTGTGGCACGCCAAGAGCGGCCGCAAGCTAGGTTACGGGGAACTGGCGGTCGACGCCTCCAAGCTGCAAGTGCCGGTCCAGGCACCGCTAAAAGATCCGGCGCAATTTCGCTATATCGGCAAAGATGCCTTCAACAGCGTCGATTTCCGCGACATTGTCACCGGCAACACGCACTACGGCATCGACACCCGTCTCGACGGCATGCTGTATGCAGTAGTCGCGCGGCCGCCGGTATACGGCGGCAAAGTAACAAGCTTCGATGCCGCCGAAGCGCTGAAAATACCTGGCGTAGTGCGCGTGATCGAACTCAAAGGCAGTCCGCCGCCTGCCAAATTTAATCCGCTAGGTGGCGTTGCCGTGATTGCGCGCAACACCTGGGCCGCGATCAAGGGCCGTGAAGCCTTGAAGATTACCTGGGACAACGGTCCGCATGCCGGCTACGACTCCACCGCGTTCAAGACCACCTTGCAGGAAGCCGCGCGCAAACCGGCCAAGGTAGTACGCAACAACGGCGACACCATGGCCGCGCTGGCGCAAGCCGGTAAAAAAATTGAGGCGGAATACTACATCCCGCACCTGGCGCATGCCACCATGGAGCCGCCTGCGGCAACCGCCCGCACTGCCAACGGCAAATGCGAAGTCTGGGCGTGTGTGCAAGATCCACAGGCTACGCGTGATACCGTCGCCGGAAAACTGGGCTGGAAAACCGACGACGTCAAAATCAACGTCACCTTGCTTGGTGGCGGTTTCGGCCGCAAATCGAAGCCTGACTTCGCAGCTGAAGCTGCATTACTGTCACAGGCGATGGATGGCGTGCCGGTCAAGGTCACCTGGACACGAGAAGACGATCTGCGTCACGACTATTTCCATACCGTTTCGCTGGAACACTTGGAAAGCACGCTCGACGCCAAGGGCAAACCTGTCGCCTGGCTGCATCGCAGCGCGGCGCCAACCATTGCTTCCACCTTTGTGGCTGGCGCCAAGGGTGAACAGCCGGGCGAGCTCGGCATGGGCGCGATCAATATTCCGTTCATGATCCCGAATATCCGCATCGAAGCGCCTGAAGTCGAGGCGCACACACGGATCGGCTGGTTCCGATCGGTCTACAACATCCCGCACGCGTTCGCGGTGCAGTCGTTTGTCGCCGAACTGGCGGCGGAAGCCAAGCGCGACCATCGGGAGTTCCTGCTGGAGCTGATCGGACCGGCGCGCCAAATCAATCCGCAAGACATGTCGGACACCACCAACTATGGCGAATCGCCGGTGTTGTACCCGCTCGACACCGGACGCATGCGGCAAGTGCTCGAACTGGCCACCAAGGAAGCCGGCTGGGGCCGCAAGCTGCCCAAGGGACATGGACTTGGCCTGGCGGTTGCCTACAGTTTCATGTCGTATGTGGCGGCGGTGATCGAAGTGGTGGTCGGCGCTGACGGCGAGATCAGCATTCCGCGGGTCGACATGGCGATCGATTGTGGTCCGCAGATCACGCCGGACCGCATCCGCTCGCAAGTGGAAGGTGCCTGCATCATGGGCTTGAGCCTGGCGATGACGGGGGAAATCACTTTCAAGAACGGCAGCGCGGAGCAAGGCAACTTCCACGAGTACGAAGTGCTGCGCGCCTTCAGCGCCCCGCGTGACTTGCGGGTGCACATGGTGCCCCACAAGTACGACATGCCGCTGGGCGGTGTCGGC
- a CDS encoding (2Fe-2S)-binding protein codes for MTSLNINGKQHEINLPEDTPLLWALRDDVGLTGTKFGCGMALCGACTVHLDGDPIRSCITPISAAAGKKVTTIEAMAEDKVGHAVQEAWIALGVPQCGYCQAGQIMSATALLKTTAKPTDKEIDDAMSGNICRCGTYTRIRAAIKQVADKGVAK; via the coding sequence ATGACAAGCCTGAACATCAACGGCAAGCAACACGAGATCAACCTCCCCGAAGACACCCCGTTGCTATGGGCGCTGCGCGACGATGTCGGTCTCACCGGCACCAAATTCGGTTGTGGCATGGCGCTGTGCGGCGCTTGTACGGTACATCTGGACGGCGACCCGATCCGTTCCTGCATCACGCCGATCAGCGCCGCCGCAGGCAAGAAAGTCACCACCATCGAAGCCATGGCCGAAGACAAGGTCGGCCATGCGGTGCAGGAAGCGTGGATCGCGCTGGGCGTGCCGCAATGCGGTTATTGCCAGGCTGGCCAGATCATGTCTGCTACCGCGCTGCTGAAAACCACGGCCAAGCCGACCGACAAGGAAATCGACGACGCCATGAGCGGCAATATCTGCCGTTGCGGCACTTACACCCGCATCCGCGCGGCGATCAAACAAGTTGCGGATAAAGGAGTCGCCAAATGA
- a CDS encoding OPT family oligopeptide transporter produces MSAVFNKTGRIADNVSLPELTVRGIILGALITVIFTASNVYLGLKVGLTFSSAIPAAVISMAVLRMFKSANILENNMVQTQASAAGTLSSIIFILPGLVMIGYWQGFPYWQTLAICAAGGMLGVMFTIPLRHAMVVQSDLPYPEGVAAAEILRVGSADVELDANGKPGAKTETGIVDIMAGGLVAAVVTLASSGFRVLSEGISLWFAAGPAVLRISSGFSLALLGAGYLIGIVAGIAMLIGLLIAWGVAVPVLTSMHTIPDGMTLAKYATGLWSKDVRFIGAGTIGVAAVWTLITLFKPMLEGVKTSFQALSGGKGRINIPRTEQDMSPAWIIGITLVLVAILVATFGSFLSAAPLSSSVMWGLVAYSVLFAVIFGFLIAAACGYMAGLIGSSASPISGVGIVAVVLVSLLILLVGSADGLLATETGNKLGIALAIFTTSAVIAVATISNDNLQDLKTGWLVGATPWRQQVALLIGCVVGAVVIPPVLELLYNAYGFAGAMPRADMDVAHALSAPQATLMTAIATGIFTHQLNWDMILIGLGLGVVLVIIDEILRHRGGFARLPVLAVGIGIYLPPTVASTLVLGTLLAWGIERILKKRAAKQGVAYEQFAEAPNRRGVLLASGLIVGESLVGVVLAGVIGFSGSDSPLALVGPAFEGTAQWLGLIVFVAVAWVFARRVLSAKNQ; encoded by the coding sequence ATGTCCGCAGTTTTTAACAAAACAGGTCGTATTGCCGATAATGTTTCTCTGCCCGAACTGACGGTGCGGGGCATCATTCTTGGCGCTTTGATAACCGTCATCTTCACCGCCTCCAATGTCTACCTGGGCCTGAAAGTCGGTCTGACTTTTTCTTCCGCGATTCCTGCCGCCGTGATTTCCATGGCCGTGCTGCGCATGTTCAAGAGCGCCAATATCCTTGAAAACAATATGGTGCAGACCCAGGCTTCCGCGGCCGGCACCTTGTCTTCGATTATCTTTATCCTGCCGGGCCTGGTCATGATCGGCTACTGGCAAGGCTTTCCTTACTGGCAAACGCTGGCGATCTGCGCCGCCGGAGGCATGCTGGGGGTGATGTTTACCATCCCGTTGCGGCACGCCATGGTGGTGCAGAGCGATCTGCCTTATCCAGAGGGTGTGGCGGCGGCTGAAATCCTGCGTGTCGGCAGCGCCGACGTCGAGCTGGACGCCAATGGCAAGCCCGGCGCAAAAACCGAAACCGGCATTGTCGACATCATGGCCGGCGGCCTGGTGGCGGCAGTCGTCACATTGGCATCCTCTGGTTTCCGCGTTCTCAGCGAAGGCATCAGCCTGTGGTTTGCGGCAGGACCTGCGGTGTTGCGGATTTCCAGCGGCTTTTCGCTGGCCTTGCTAGGCGCCGGCTACCTGATCGGCATCGTCGCCGGTATCGCCATGCTGATCGGCTTGCTGATTGCATGGGGTGTCGCGGTGCCGGTGCTGACTTCCATGCACACGATCCCGGACGGCATGACTCTGGCTAAATATGCGACTGGCTTGTGGAGCAAGGACGTGCGCTTCATCGGCGCGGGTACCATCGGCGTGGCTGCGGTATGGACGCTGATTACTTTATTCAAGCCTATGCTGGAAGGTGTCAAGACATCCTTCCAGGCGCTGAGTGGCGGCAAGGGACGGATCAATATTCCGCGCACCGAGCAAGATATGTCGCCGGCCTGGATCATCGGCATCACACTGGTGCTGGTGGCGATCCTGGTAGCGACCTTCGGCAGCTTCCTGAGCGCCGCGCCGTTGAGTTCGAGCGTCATGTGGGGGCTGGTGGCTTACAGCGTCCTGTTTGCCGTGATCTTCGGTTTCCTGATCGCGGCTGCCTGCGGTTACATGGCGGGTCTGATCGGTTCTTCCGCCAGCCCGATTTCCGGCGTCGGTATCGTTGCCGTGGTGCTGGTATCGCTGCTGATCCTGCTGGTTGGCAGCGCTGACGGCCTGCTGGCGACCGAAACCGGCAACAAGCTGGGAATTGCGCTGGCGATCTTCACTACCTCGGCAGTGATCGCCGTGGCGACCATTTCGAACGATAACCTGCAAGATTTGAAAACCGGCTGGCTGGTTGGCGCTACGCCATGGCGTCAGCAGGTGGCCTTGCTGATCGGCTGCGTAGTCGGCGCCGTGGTGATTCCACCGGTGCTGGAACTGCTGTACAACGCCTATGGTTTTGCCGGCGCCATGCCGCGTGCGGACATGGATGTGGCGCATGCCTTGTCGGCGCCGCAAGCGACGCTGATGACAGCGATCGCCACCGGTATTTTCACCCACCAGCTGAACTGGGACATGATCCTGATCGGCCTCGGGCTGGGTGTGGTGCTGGTGATTATCGATGAGATTCTGCGTCATCGCGGCGGCTTCGCACGTTTGCCGGTGCTGGCTGTCGGTATCGGCATCTATCTGCCGCCAACCGTGGCGTCGACGCTGGTGCTGGGTACTTTGCTGGCATGGGGTATCGAACGCATTCTCAAGAAGCGCGCGGCAAAGCAGGGCGTGGCTTACGAGCAGTTTGCCGAAGCCCCCAACCGCCGCGGCGTGTTGCTGGCCTCCGGCCTGATCGTCGGAGAGAGCCTTGTTGGCGTGGTGCTGGCGGGAGTTATCGGTTTCAGCGGCAGCGATTCGCCGCTGGCATTGGTCGGTCCGGCGTTTGAAGGCACGGCGCAATGGCTGGGTCTGATCGTGTTTGTGGCGGTAGCCTGGGTCTTCGCGCGCCGGGTGTTGAGCGCAAAGAATCAATAA
- a CDS encoding DMT family transporter, producing the protein MHQGVLFALLAAALFGASTPFAKLLVGQISPVMLAALLYLGSGVGLSLWYGLRRLRPANQPAADGLRKADLPWLATAILSGGIAGPVLLMAGLSMTPASSASLLLNMEGVLTAALSWFVFKENFDRRIVLGMLAIVLAGVLLSWQQVPEFGVPWGPLAILGACLCWAIDNNLTRRISASDAVQIAALKGLVAGTVNLAIALLLGATLPDIAKISVAALIGFSGYGLSLVLFVLALRHLGSARTGAYFSAAPFIGAAISLLFLHDAVSPLFWLAAGLMVLGIWLHLSEKHQHEHTHEETEHGHSHSHDLHHQHQHDFDWDGREPHSHSHRHFPISHSHAHYPDIHHQHSH; encoded by the coding sequence ATGCATCAAGGTGTGTTGTTCGCATTGCTGGCGGCTGCGCTGTTTGGCGCCAGCACCCCGTTCGCCAAGCTGCTGGTCGGCCAGATATCGCCGGTAATGCTCGCCGCTTTACTGTATCTGGGCAGCGGCGTCGGCCTCTCGCTCTGGTATGGGCTGCGACGCCTGCGCCCTGCCAATCAGCCGGCCGCCGATGGTTTGCGCAAGGCTGACTTGCCATGGCTGGCGACAGCCATCCTGAGTGGCGGCATCGCCGGCCCGGTCCTGCTGATGGCCGGTTTGTCGATGACCCCGGCTTCCAGCGCCTCGCTACTACTGAACATGGAAGGCGTGTTGACCGCCGCGCTGTCGTGGTTTGTGTTCAAAGAGAATTTTGACCGGCGTATCGTATTGGGGATGCTTGCCATCGTCCTGGCAGGCGTGCTGCTGTCATGGCAACAGGTGCCGGAATTCGGCGTGCCTTGGGGACCATTAGCTATTCTGGGGGCTTGCTTGTGCTGGGCGATCGACAACAACCTGACGCGGCGGATTTCTGCCAGCGATGCAGTACAGATTGCGGCATTAAAGGGCTTGGTCGCGGGGACAGTCAATCTGGCGATCGCCTTGTTGTTGGGAGCGACACTACCTGACATCGCAAAAATCAGCGTAGCGGCCTTGATCGGCTTCAGCGGTTATGGCCTCAGCCTGGTGCTGTTCGTGCTGGCGCTGCGCCATCTTGGCAGCGCCCGCACCGGCGCCTACTTTTCAGCGGCGCCATTCATCGGCGCGGCGATTTCTCTACTGTTCTTGCATGATGCCGTGAGTCCCCTGTTCTGGCTCGCCGCCGGATTAATGGTGCTTGGCATCTGGCTGCATCTCAGCGAAAAGCACCAGCATGAACATACGCACGAGGAAACCGAACACGGCCATAGCCACAGCCACGACCTGCACCATCAGCATCAACACGATTTCGACTGGGATGGCCGCGAGCCACATAGTCACTCGCACCGTCATTTTCCGATTAGCCATAGTCACGCGCACTATCCGGATATTCATCATCAGCACAGCCATTGA
- a CDS encoding ArsR/SmtB family transcription factor has protein sequence MDNEPDLSRLARTIGDPTRIQMLALLMEGRALTAKELAYGTEIKPATATSHLKQLVEDRLLEMTSQGRHKYFRLSSPEVARLIESLMVFAPKRKRVGPATGNDAICTARFCYDHLAGKLGTRLTEVLVERGLLDNEDGTFSLSEPGEAWFNDFGIDVQALQKSRRQFAYPCLDWSERRDHLAGALGATLAKRMIELGWLTRSKHSRVVAITTEGRNALAEQFGIALDHA, from the coding sequence ATGGACAACGAACCCGACCTTAGCCGACTCGCCCGCACCATCGGCGATCCTACCCGCATTCAGATGTTGGCGCTGCTGATGGAGGGACGCGCCCTGACCGCCAAGGAGCTGGCCTATGGCACCGAGATCAAGCCGGCTACCGCAACCAGCCATCTGAAACAGCTAGTGGAAGACCGTTTGCTGGAGATGACCAGCCAGGGACGGCATAAGTATTTTCGGCTGTCCTCACCGGAAGTGGCGCGGCTGATCGAGTCGTTGATGGTGTTTGCCCCGAAACGCAAGCGTGTCGGTCCCGCAACTGGCAACGATGCGATCTGCACGGCGCGTTTCTGCTACGACCATCTGGCCGGAAAACTCGGTACGCGTCTGACTGAAGTACTGGTAGAGCGTGGCTTGCTGGATAATGAAGATGGTACGTTTTCGCTGTCCGAGCCGGGAGAAGCCTGGTTCAACGACTTTGGCATCGATGTCCAGGCGCTGCAAAAGAGCCGGCGTCAATTTGCCTACCCTTGCCTCGACTGGAGCGAACGCCGCGACCATCTGGCGGGGGCGCTAGGCGCAACCCTGGCCAAGCGCATGATAGAACTGGGTTGGCTCACCCGCAGCAAACATTCGCGCGTGGTGGCGATCACCACCGAGGGCCGCAACGCATTGGCGGAGCAATTCGGCATCGCCCTGGACCATGCCTGA
- a CDS encoding MFS transporter: protein MTSPQALSTVSSTPSVANEATAAVKWTIAASSFAFIIVQLDVTIVNVALPQIGVDLGARVSALQWVVDAYTLGFAVFLLSAGALGDKFGSKRLFLAGFLLFAMASLACGLAPNAAFLNIARAIQGIGAALLVPSSLAILNHACAHDKKLLAKAIGLWTAAGGVSIAAGPVIGGLLLATAGWRSIFLVNLPICAFGFLLTIRVVPAIAASTHVRSFDPLGQLLAIITLTALVGGVIEFHPLGMQHPLVIAGFGVALIAGAAFIMVERKVQHPMLPLNFFHQTSFSAAVLFGVLVNFSYYGVIFVISFYLQKVQNYSVVQAGLAFLPLTGTFIFSNLVSGWLIGKAGIRLPMMLGGLIGALGYGLLGSIGIASHASFLHMLPGFILIPAGMGLAVPAMTTSILSSVEKSRAGTASAVLNTARQVGGAVGVAVFGALVSDGVAGDMTSGVRIALATATVLLLIAAGMGYLVKPKTAA from the coding sequence ATGACTTCTCCCCAAGCGTTATCGACGGTCTCATCGACGCCTTCGGTTGCAAATGAAGCAACTGCCGCAGTCAAGTGGACAATCGCCGCAAGTAGTTTCGCTTTCATCATCGTCCAGCTTGACGTCACCATCGTCAACGTCGCCTTGCCGCAAATCGGTGTCGATCTCGGCGCGCGCGTCTCAGCGCTGCAATGGGTGGTGGATGCCTATACGCTCGGCTTTGCGGTATTTCTGCTTTCAGCTGGTGCCTTGGGTGACAAATTCGGATCGAAACGGCTGTTTTTGGCCGGCTTTCTGTTGTTTGCCATGGCATCCCTGGCGTGCGGCCTGGCACCGAACGCCGCCTTCCTGAACATTGCCCGGGCGATCCAGGGCATAGGTGCCGCGTTGCTGGTACCGAGCTCGCTGGCGATCCTGAATCACGCTTGCGCCCATGACAAGAAACTGCTGGCCAAAGCCATCGGCCTGTGGACCGCCGCCGGCGGCGTCTCGATCGCGGCTGGGCCGGTGATCGGAGGTCTGTTGCTGGCGACAGCGGGATGGCGCAGCATTTTTCTGGTCAACCTGCCGATATGCGCGTTCGGCTTTTTGCTCACTATACGGGTAGTGCCCGCGATCGCGGCAAGCACGCATGTGCGCTCTTTCGATCCGCTCGGGCAGTTATTGGCGATCATTACGCTGACCGCGTTGGTGGGCGGGGTAATTGAATTCCATCCGCTAGGGATGCAGCATCCGCTGGTTATCGCTGGATTTGGCGTTGCCTTAATCGCTGGCGCGGCTTTCATCATGGTGGAGCGCAAGGTACAACATCCGATGTTGCCGCTGAATTTCTTTCACCAGACCAGTTTTAGCGCAGCGGTGCTGTTTGGAGTGCTGGTCAATTTTTCCTATTACGGCGTGATTTTCGTCATTAGCTTCTATCTGCAAAAAGTGCAGAACTACAGCGTGGTACAAGCCGGGCTGGCCTTCCTGCCGTTGACCGGTACTTTCATTTTCTCCAACCTGGTGAGTGGCTGGCTGATCGGCAAGGCTGGAATCCGTCTGCCGATGATGCTAGGCGGCCTGATCGGCGCCTTGGGATACGGTTTGCTGGGCAGCATCGGCATAGCAAGCCACGCCAGTTTCCTGCACATGCTGCCCGGCTTCATACTGATCCCTGCCGGGATGGGGCTAGCGGTGCCGGCCATGACCACTTCGATCTTGTCGAGCGTGGAAAAGAGCAGGGCAGGCACTGCTTCAGCAGTGTTGAATACCGCCAGGCAGGTTGGCGGTGCGGTCGGCGTCGCGGTATTCGGCGCACTGGTGAGTGATGGCGTAGCCGGCGACATGACCAGCGGCGTCAGGATCGCGTTGGCGACGGCGACAGTGCTCTTGTTGATTGCGGCAGGAATGGGTTACCTGGTCAAGCCGAAAACCGCAGCATAG
- a CDS encoding molybdopterin-dependent oxidoreductase, protein MKKRQFISTAAASIASALGASALPALAVNSAIQDAKPTGPAILTIAGAIDRSNRGPTDPVIDQMMHKQNVKFNRAFTFDLAALGKLPQVTINPTMEYDGKPHQLRGPRLAEVLDTLGASKAAGTQIVFHSVDGYMPQIGFDQLRKQGYILATQIDGMPLAIGGFGPIFAIYDADRVPEMAQKPLGQRFALCPWGLYCVEVIAGK, encoded by the coding sequence ATGAAAAAACGCCAGTTCATTTCGACCGCCGCTGCATCCATCGCCAGCGCTTTGGGCGCGTCTGCATTGCCCGCATTGGCTGTAAATAGCGCCATCCAGGATGCCAAGCCGACCGGTCCGGCCATCCTCACCATCGCCGGCGCCATCGATCGAAGCAACCGAGGTCCCACCGATCCCGTGATCGACCAGATGATGCACAAGCAAAATGTGAAATTCAACCGTGCCTTCACATTCGACCTCGCCGCATTGGGCAAGCTGCCGCAAGTTACCATTAATCCGACCATGGAATACGATGGCAAGCCGCATCAGCTGCGCGGCCCGCGCCTGGCCGAAGTGCTCGATACGCTCGGCGCTAGCAAGGCGGCAGGTACGCAGATCGTGTTCCATTCGGTTGACGGCTACATGCCGCAGATCGGCTTCGATCAGCTACGCAAACAAGGCTATATCCTGGCGACGCAGATTGACGGCATGCCATTGGCCATAGGCGGCTTCGGTCCGATCTTCGCCATCTACGACGCCGACCGGGTTCCTGAAATGGCGCAAAAGCCGCTTGGGCAACGGTTTGCGCTTTGTCCTTGGGGGTTGTATTGCGTTGAGGTGATTGCTGGGAAGTGA
- a CDS encoding DUF2846 domain-containing protein: MIKLSRPLFVAAALAVLLSGCAASGAKYSDMASSIPTLKADQGRIYFFRSSSMMGAAIQPEVRLNQTVVGKSQPGGFFYVDRPAGQYVAASSTEVEKTLSFALDAGETKYVRTSVSMGLLAGHVNPTLETQEIATKELPSLSFTGDTAAAK; the protein is encoded by the coding sequence ATGATTAAATTGTCCCGCCCATTGTTTGTCGCAGCAGCACTGGCCGTGCTGTTGAGTGGTTGCGCAGCTAGTGGCGCAAAATATTCGGACATGGCGAGTTCCATTCCAACCCTGAAGGCAGATCAAGGCCGGATTTATTTCTTCCGTTCTTCTTCAATGATGGGTGCCGCGATTCAGCCGGAAGTTCGTTTGAATCAGACGGTCGTGGGTAAATCGCAACCGGGTGGTTTCTTCTACGTTGATCGCCCTGCTGGCCAATACGTGGCAGCCAGTTCTACCGAAGTCGAAAAAACCTTGAGCTTTGCGCTGGATGCCGGCGAAACCAAATACGTACGGACCTCTGTATCGATGGGATTGTTGGCGGGACACGTCAACCCGACTTTGGAAACGCAAGAGATAGCTACCAAGGAATTGCCTTCGCTCAGTTTTACCGGTGATACGGCTGCAGCCAAGTAA
- a CDS encoding SymE family type I addiction module toxin, whose protein sequence is MTSTRTPQKNISRLHHHFNDASPQPPDLAKQNPTQTIPDPATVDEARRLTASFYQEEDPEILWIRLNGKGIERAGFSPYSPVAVRIMHGCIVITSN, encoded by the coding sequence ATGACTAGCACACGCACACCTCAAAAAAATATTTCGCGCCTGCATCATCATTTCAATGACGCGTCGCCGCAACCGCCCGACCTCGCCAAACAAAATCCCACACAAACCATTCCCGATCCCGCTACCGTTGACGAAGCGAGGAGGCTCACAGCTTCCTTTTATCAGGAAGAGGATCCAGAGATTTTGTGGATTCGTCTTAACGGGAAGGGAATCGAGCGTGCTGGGTTTTCACCTTATTCACCAGTCGCGGTCAGGATTATGCATGGCTGCATTGTGATCACCAGCAATTGA